The Prosthecobacter fusiformis sequence CGGCTCGTAGTCGTGGATCTCGGCACCGGGCTTGGTGATGGACTCGACGACGGCTGCATCACCCGCCACATTTTGGGCGATGTCCTGAATGATGGTGAAGGTGGTCAGAATGCGTTTTTTACCATCATTGACAGCCGGTGTGGATGGGCCGCAAGACACCAGAAGACTGGCGAGAAGGAGGAGGATCGAATGTCGTTTCATATTGAATTTTAAAAGCGAAAGCTCACGCCCGAAAAGACGCCAAAGTCCGGTGCGGGGCGATTCAGTCCAATGCGTACACCAGCATCGAAAACGAGGTTGTCGGTGACTGCAAAAGTGAGGCCGGTATTAAAAATACCCATGTAAGCGGCATCCTGGCCTGCGATGCCCACCAGCTCCGTATAGAGGCCGAGAGCGTCTGTCAGGCCGAAGCCGAGCGTGGCGGAATGCACCCATTCGAGATCCTGACCACCCGTTTCGAAATCATGCACGATATCCATCTGTGCCATCAGGCCCAGGGTCACGCGCTCCGTCAGTGCACAGGAAAACGGCACGATCAAACCGCCCTCCCAGACATCTGCACTGAGCTCCGTCCCGGTGGGAATGCTGACATACGGCATCACCCCCAGCGCGGTCTGCCCGCCCTCATTGCCCCAGATATTTTTCTTCAGCCGGACGGTGACATCGCCAAACCCGGAGAGACGCTGGGTAGGGCCACCGGAGGAAATCTTTACCTCCTGGTAACTGTCGAAGATCACCTGCAAGTCCATGTCCTGGGCCAGTCCGGCCTTGAGGTTTACCTGACCCCAAATCCAGGTTTCCGCCTTTTCTCCGGCAAAGTGTTCCCTGTTGTAGTCGAAGAAACTGGCCTCCACCTGGAACATGCCCGCAGGCACGGTAAAGGGGGATTCCGTGGTATCCGGGCGGTCCGTGCTCATGGGCCGAACCTCTGCCTGGGCGATGGGGGATGTGACCGGGGGACCGGCGTGGCACAGGCTGGCAGCCATCATCAACAGGGCGGGCAAAAAGAGATTGTCTGACATGATAAATTTAGGTCAGACTAATTTCATCAGTCTAGTCTATTGCGCAACCCAAAAGTTAGCCTGGGCTAATTTTGATACTTTAGGCCTTTAAAATCTGTTTTTCCTCCGCGCTGCACGCTGCTATGGATCTGACGATGGCCGCCAAGCGCAAAGAACCCACAGCCCATGTCCACTCCCCGGCCATTGAGGATTACCTGGAGCAGATTCACAATCTGATCGAGGGAAAGGGGTATGCACGGGTGGTGGACATCGCTCAAAATTTAAGCATCTCCCAGGCCAGCGTGACGAACATGATCCAGAAACTGGATGCTGAGGGGTATTTGGTCTATGAGCGCTACCGGGGTGTGGTGCTGACGGATGAAGGTCGCAAAATCGGCCAGGAAATCGCCCGTCGGCATGAGGTGCTGACGCGGCTGCTGGCGACCTTTGGCCTGGATGCGGAGACAGTGCATCATGATGTGGAAGGCATGGAGCACCACATCAGCCGCCAAACCCTGGATGTGCTGACCCTGCTGATGGAGGAGCTGGAGGGAAATCCAGAGCTGCTGAAGAAGTTGAAACGAAAGATGTCCCGGCCCTGAGGCGGATGAATGCCTGAAAATTAGCTCTTGGAACATGGCCGGGTACGCTGCATCATGCGCCCATGAAATTACCTGTTCTCATCCTCATCGTTGTCGCCGCCATCCTGGCCTTTACCAATCCAAGTGAAGCGGACTACCGCGAGCACGTGCGTCAAGAAGCAGGCATCGCAGGAACTGTCGGTCTGGCAGTGGCGGATATCGTCTCAGGAGGCAGCAAGGGCGGCGTCCAGAGGCAAAACTTCCTCCTGGCCAGCAAGTTTTACGTCGGCGGAGACGGCGTGCTGCCACGTGAAGATGTGGCCTGGGGCATTGCAGGCCAGTTTATTGACATCAAGAAGTAAAGGCCGCAAGAAGCCACCCATCAGGGGCGAAAAGGTCTCATGCGATTTGTTCTCCCCTTTCTCCTGGCGGCTCTCGCCAGTGGCTTTCTTCATGCTGAGGCTCCACCGATCCAGGAATGGATCGATGAAGCCATCAAGGCAGGTGGCGGCGTGGTCACCATCCCGGAGGGTGAGCATATGCTGCCCCAGGGGCTGGTCATCAAAGATGCCCGCAAGCTAGCGCTGCGGGGGGTGAACAAAGAACGCTGCATCCTGAAGCTGCAAACCCGGCAGGAAGGACAGAAGGCGAGTGATTTAATCCTGATCACCGGGGCCTGCGAGACGCTGGAAATCGCGAATTTGACCTTGGATGCAGGGCCTGAATCAAAGTCCGTGGTGTTTGTGGATGGGAACAGTGCGCCAAAGGAGACGCGGATCCAAGATATCTATGTGCGGGACTGCCTGTTTCAGAACGTCCGGGATTATGCGGTGCTCTTTAGCAATGCGGATGCCTGTGTGGTGGAGCGGTGCAGCTTTCAAGATGGCTCTGATGCCATCGGCTTCATCCAGGGATGCCTAAAGGGCATTGCCCGCGGCAATCAGATCATCCGCATGAGCAGTGCCTTCCATCTGGAGAATTCCAGCGACTGTCTTCTGGACGGAAACGAAGTACGAAACGGCGATCAAGGCGTGCGGATCAGCAGCCATGAGGCGGACGTGAAACCAGTGCGCCATGTCATCCGCAACAACGGTTTTTTTAACGTCCGGTTAGGCTTGCAGATCACTGGGCAGGCTCCTGAACCTGTGTTGGAGAACAATGAAAATCTGGTGAATGCCAGTCAGTGATCCGGGTCGTCAGCCCCAGATTGATCGCCAATGACTGGAGTGACTTGTCGCCCTCTTACCGCTTCGCCTTGGTAGCGATGGCTTTGTAATAGCTTTCGATGGCGGAGCGGTATTCCGGGGCGGCTTCGGTGCGGGTGGCTTCGCTGAGGTCAGCGGCCATTTTGCTGGGGAGGTGGCCCCAGTCACCTTGGATGAGGATGGCATCAGGACCGAGAACACCCTCGACGATTTGCAGTGACTGGTTGCCCATGTCGCTATTGGAAGGCTGGGTGGGGTCGTTGGGATTTGGCTTATTTTGATTTTGTGCCTGCTGCTGGCCGGGCTTTTGAGAGCCGGGGGTCTGGCCTTGATTGCGCTGATTAGCCATGGACTGCTGCTGGCTCTGCTGGGCCTGGGAGAGGCTTTGCTGGGCTTTTTGCTGCTGGTCACCTCCCGGCTGCTGTTGCTGACCGGACTGGGATTGCTGCTGGTCCCCGGACTGGCCCTGCTTGGGATTCAGGGTCTGATCAAGCTGATCCAGCGCCTGGGCCAGGAGGGCACCCTGGATGTCCTGGAAAGGATTGACGGAAACGGAGGGTGGCGTGGCACTTGCGCTGGCCTCCGCCGCTTTGGCCGCCTGGGCAGCGGTGGTCTGGGCTTCGGAACCGATGGGCTTTTGCGTCTGGCCGGGCTGGCCTTTCGCAGCCTGGGCCTGCTGCTGAAGCTGGTTGCTGGCCTGGGCTGCCTGCTGCGCGGCCGCCTCCTGACCGAGGCGCTGCTGGTGACGGGCGACACGGGCCAGGTCATGCGCGGCCTGCTCTGTGGCCAGGCCGATGTTGCTAGGTTGGCTGGCCTCCTGAGCCACGGCCTGCTCACTGCTTTGAGCCGCCTGCTTGGAAAGCTCCGCCAGGGATTTTTTCATGGCGGGATTTTTGGGCAGTTCCTTTTCCAATTCAGCCAAAACAGCAGCCGGGTCCTGGCTGGCATCCTTGGCCATTTCAGCCAGTTCCTGAGCCCGTTTGTAAGCCTCCTCTAGGGATTCCTGCACGCCCAACTCTTCCTCCATGTTTTGCATGGCGGCGAGTTCTTCCGGCGTCAGCGCCTGACCGTCTTCAGCCTTGGCCATGTTTTGCGCGAGCTGGTCCAGGGCCTCCGCTGTCTGCTTCTGCGCCTGCGCCGCCTGCTGCAAATTTTGAGCCTGGGGCTGGCTCTGCTGGGCCTGCGCGGCCTGCTTCAGATTTTGGGCAATCTGCGGTGACTTCTGCTGCATTTGTGCCAGAGCCACATCCGCCATGCGGGCGGTCTGGCGCTGGGCGGCTTCCTGAAGATCGGCCGCATTGGCTTCCTGGCGCAACGCGGCCTGGAGGGATTCCATCTGCTGGGCATTTTCGGTAGCTTCGGCTTGCAAATCCTGGGCTTTTTCTGCCACCTCCGCGACAGGCTGGCTGGCTTCGGCCTGGGCAGCGGCAGCTTGAGTGGCCTGCTGGGTCTGCTTCAAATCCTGAGCTACAGCTTTCATCATGTCACTCACATCCGGCGTGAGACCGGCCAGGGTTTCACGGGCACTGGTGGTCTGTGCAGCGATCTGCTGGGCCACTTGCGATGCTTTTTGTTCGGCATCGGCAGCGACTTCCTGGGCGCGTTGGGTATTCAGCGGCTGGTCCGGCTGCTGGGCGGACTGCCGGGCCAGAGCCTGGAGTTCCTCCGATGCCTGCCGACTGGTATCGGCGGCCTGCTGGGCAGAGGTGGCCAGTTGCGGATCTGGGGTTTTGAGGCGCTTCAGCATCTCAGGTAACTGGCGTAAAGCTTCACTGGCGGCCCGTGCCTGCTCGGTAGCCTGGGTGGGGTTGGCACTCTGTGCAGGATCTGGATTGGCGGCGGCTTCCGCTATGGCTTCGACCGCAGTTTGAGTAAGGGCATCCGCCTCCAGCATGCGGGTGAGCTGGGTGAGCTGCTCGGCCTTTTGCTGGACTGCGGCGATAGCGGTCGCTTCCTCGGGCAGGGCAGCTACCTCCCGGGCGAGCTGTCCGGCAGCGCGGCTGGCGCGGTTGGCGTCCAAAGCGGCTTGGTTGTTGGTGCGGCCGTTTTGCTCACGCAGGACGGCCTGGTCTTCGAGCTGCTTCGTAGCCTGGGCCAGCTCCTTTTCCGCACGCTGGGGAGCGGTTTCATTGTCCTTGCCCACCTTGGGTTTTCTTTTGGTGTTTTTGGCCTCAGCGGCGGCCTGGGCCAGGGCATCGCGGGCTTCATTGAGGGCAACAATGGCGGGGTTTTCCTGACGGGCGAGCTGCTCGCGCAACTGGCTGGCCTTAGCCCCTGCATTTTCAGAAATGGCACGCATGGCATCTGCGGAGCGGCCTAGACGCTGGCGGTGATTGTCGGCAGCGCCATAGAGATGCTCCGGGCTTTTGGTCTGGCCGGGCTTGTCCAAACTGGCCTCCAGGTCGCTGGCGGTTTCGGCCAGATTTTTGCGCATTTCCTCCACCTGCTTTTGCTGACCGGCATCCAGCACAGGTTTCAGCGTTTCCATTTCCTGGCGCAGGGCCTCACTGGCGGCGATGGCGGCGCGCTGCTGCTCCTGCCATTTCGGGCGCTGGGCGCTGTCGCGGTTGGCATTGAGCGATTGGGTGGTCAAAAGCGCCTCCTGGCGGCTGAGCTGCTGGGCTGCCTGAGAGACGATCTTTGCATTGTCCTCCGTGGCAAAAGCACGCGCGGCCTGGGCGATGGCATCGGCA is a genomic window containing:
- a CDS encoding transporter, with the translated sequence MSDNLFLPALLMMAASLCHAGPPVTSPIAQAEVRPMSTDRPDTTESPFTVPAGMFQVEASFFDYNREHFAGEKAETWIWGQVNLKAGLAQDMDLQVIFDSYQEVKISSGGPTQRLSGFGDVTVRLKKNIWGNEGGQTALGVMPYVSIPTGTELSADVWEGGLIVPFSCALTERVTLGLMAQMDIVHDFETGGQDLEWVHSATLGFGLTDALGLYTELVGIAGQDAAYMGIFNTGLTFAVTDNLVFDAGVRIGLNRPAPDFGVFSGVSFRF
- the mntR gene encoding transcriptional regulator MntR translates to MDLTMAAKRKEPTAHVHSPAIEDYLEQIHNLIEGKGYARVVDIAQNLSISQASVTNMIQKLDAEGYLVYERYRGVVLTDEGRKIGQEIARRHEVLTRLLATFGLDAETVHHDVEGMEHHISRQTLDVLTLLMEELEGNPELLKKLKRKMSRP
- a CDS encoding right-handed parallel beta-helix repeat-containing protein, which encodes MRFVLPFLLAALASGFLHAEAPPIQEWIDEAIKAGGGVVTIPEGEHMLPQGLVIKDARKLALRGVNKERCILKLQTRQEGQKASDLILITGACETLEIANLTLDAGPESKSVVFVDGNSAPKETRIQDIYVRDCLFQNVRDYAVLFSNADACVVERCSFQDGSDAIGFIQGCLKGIARGNQIIRMSSAFHLENSSDCLLDGNEVRNGDQGVRISSHEADVKPVRHVIRNNGFFNVRLGLQITGQAPEPVLENNENLVNASQ
- a CDS encoding DUF4175 family protein, with product MNASLRPATAQALQAFRARRQRLLLFRAFLVILLVTLSAWTAIALLDRAWLMPEWLRPWLSLLAYGGALLVAWQVALRHLLLGQDAAGTARLMESVSPGLHERLLSAVELSEGRGSDSQEFRTRLQDEVAAEVESLDLAAILPLRSLKPWFAGLGAALLVLLALSCFSFLHLPGFIARAAIPFANLSRPSSVKISILEPRPADALVPFASELEIVAGITGPQPGEVILETESAGSLPRRTELVRSHDTRHSGLIAIGQGDVRYRVLAGDAISPWFSLSARARPRITSFVKTLVPPPYTGLPETTVTDEEGDIVALEGSVVKMKLTPNQKVSNAGLLINPDHADHPEIIPLKLEEDGTLTGELPIQAGHESWRSALTAAETGFTNEESSPWQISVIPDLPPLAQILEPQEQLSQMADEVVRVKGLASDDVGLKSVHLAHAINGTDWQQIALPLQPGKESQVQAALPLAPLQVKPGDAVLIKLVATDLKGQTAESPTVRIIILEQTVDPQHRQWAQDMRRLAQQATHLSEQTREMRKVMEKVKKAPKKAANEPPESTLARAQTELQQVSERAEDLWTQLKQAAQSAPSHLDSMEVQLLGEKLAHMRNEPLAQMKKLATQDIENPDSLRRAASEAGADADAIAQAARAFATEDNAKIVSQAAQQLSRQEALLTTQSLNANRDSAQRPKWQEQQRAAIAASEALRQEMETLKPVLDAGQQKQVEEMRKNLAETASDLEASLDKPGQTKSPEHLYGAADNHRQRLGRSADAMRAISENAGAKASQLREQLARQENPAIVALNEARDALAQAAAEAKNTKRKPKVGKDNETAPQRAEKELAQATKQLEDQAVLREQNGRTNNQAALDANRASRAAGQLAREVAALPEEATAIAAVQQKAEQLTQLTRMLEADALTQTAVEAIAEAAANPDPAQSANPTQATEQARAASEALRQLPEMLKRLKTPDPQLATSAQQAADTSRQASEELQALARQSAQQPDQPLNTQRAQEVAADAEQKASQVAQQIAAQTTSARETLAGLTPDVSDMMKAVAQDLKQTQQATQAAAAQAEASQPVAEVAEKAQDLQAEATENAQQMESLQAALRQEANAADLQEAAQRQTARMADVALAQMQQKSPQIAQNLKQAAQAQQSQPQAQNLQQAAQAQKQTAEALDQLAQNMAKAEDGQALTPEELAAMQNMEEELGVQESLEEAYKRAQELAEMAKDASQDPAAVLAELEKELPKNPAMKKSLAELSKQAAQSSEQAVAQEASQPSNIGLATEQAAHDLARVARHQQRLGQEAAAQQAAQASNQLQQQAQAAKGQPGQTQKPIGSEAQTTAAQAAKAAEASASATPPSVSVNPFQDIQGALLAQALDQLDQTLNPKQGQSGDQQQSQSGQQQQPGGDQQQKAQQSLSQAQQSQQQSMANQRNQGQTPGSQKPGQQQAQNQNKPNPNDPTQPSNSDMGNQSLQIVEGVLGPDAILIQGDWGHLPSKMAADLSEATRTEAAPEYRSAIESYYKAIATKAKR